Proteins encoded within one genomic window of Melospiza georgiana isolate bMelGeo1 chromosome 24, bMelGeo1.pri, whole genome shotgun sequence:
- the LOC131093257 gene encoding olfactory receptor 14C36-like has translation MSNSSSIRHFLLLALADTRQLQLLHFCLLLGISLAALLGNGLIISAIACGHHLHTPMFFFLLNLALSDLGSICTTVPKAMHNSLWDTSTISYSGCAAQLFFFMFFISAEFYLLTIMCYDRYVSICKPLHYRFLLGSRTCAHMAAAAWASGFLHALLHTANTFSLPLCHGNALGQFFCEIPQILKLSCSKTYFREFGLIVFSACLSCGCFVFIVFSYMQIFRAVLRIPSEQGQQKAFSTCLPHLAVLSLFFSTAAIAHLKPSSISSPSLDLALSILYSVVAPALNP, from the coding sequence atgtccaacagcagctccatcaggcacttccttctgctggcattggcagacacgcggcagctgcagctcctgcacttctgcctcttgctgggcatctccctggctgccctcctgggcaacggcctcatcatcagtgCCATAGCCTgtggccaccacctgcacacgcccatgttcttcttcctgctcaacctggccctcagcgacctgggctccatctgcaccactgtccccaaagccatgcacaattccctctgggacaccagcacCATCTCCtactcaggatgtgctgctcagctctttttctttatgttcttcatctcagcagagtTTTATCTCCTGACCATTatgtgctatgaccgctacgtgtccatctgcaaacccctgcactataggttcctcctgggcagcagaacttgtgcccacatggcagcagctgcctgggccagtggctTTCTCCATGCTCTGCTGCATACAGCCAACACATTTTCCCtacccctgtgccatggcaatgccctgggccagttcttctgtgaaatcccccagatcctcaagctctcctgctccaaaacCTATTTCAGGGAATTTGGGCTCATTGTTTTTAGTGCCTGTTTATCATGTGGTTgctttgtgttcattgttttctcctatatgcagatcttcagggctgtgctgaggatcccctctgagcagggacagcaaaaagccttttccacctgcctccctcacctggccgtTCTCTCCCTGTtcttcagcactgcagcaatTGCTCACCTGAAACCTTCCTCCATTTCCTCCCCATCtctggatctggccctgtcaattctgtactcggtggtggctccagccctgaatccc